AGAGCTGTACAAGATGCTCAAAAAGATTCAGGAGCCGCGTGGATTCTATTTCAATAAAGATATGGAAATAACCATGCCGCTGTTGGAAAGCCTGTTAATAAACAGAGACGAATATGGGTACATGGCGTGTCCGTGTCGATTGCCAAACGGTGAGTTTGACAAGGACAGGGATATCGTTTGCCCTTGTGAGT
The nucleotide sequence above comes from Halodesulfovibrio sp.. Encoded proteins:
- a CDS encoding ferredoxin-thioredoxin reductase catalytic domain-containing protein, coding for MSKKMTAEELYKMLKKIQEPRGFYFNKDMEITMPLLESLLINRDEYGYMACPCRLPNGEFDKDRDIVCPCEYRDPDLEEFGVCYCGLYVTEEYNQEDHDEVAIPERRPPEKILG